The Desulfosporosinus acidiphilus SJ4 genome has a window encoding:
- a CDS encoding transcription factor, translated as MTTLEQVEKLCTMANISYEEAKAALDAANGDLLEAIIYLEKQGKITAPTGDGYYSSKKTIDPNAEDTQDNYWDKHHHHHHHCHGGKGFFSVLKKIGEFCFKMIRKGNTNFVEVLKGDEIKASFPVTVLALLLIFAFWVTIPLIIIGLFFGLRYRFKGSDLGSDTVNKVMKSAAEAAEHLKKSIDFD; from the coding sequence ATGACTACCCTAGAGCAAGTAGAAAAACTATGTACCATGGCTAATATAAGCTACGAAGAGGCCAAAGCCGCCCTCGATGCAGCCAATGGAGATTTACTGGAAGCTATTATCTATCTCGAAAAGCAAGGAAAAATTACTGCACCTACCGGAGACGGTTATTACAGCAGCAAAAAGACCATTGATCCCAATGCCGAAGACACTCAAGACAATTATTGGGATAAGCACCACCATCATCATCATCATTGCCACGGCGGCAAAGGCTTTTTCTCAGTTCTGAAAAAAATCGGGGAATTTTGCTTTAAAATGATCCGCAAAGGCAATACCAATTTCGTTGAAGTGCTTAAGGGCGACGAAATTAAAGCCTCTTTTCCGGTCACGGTTCTGGCCTTGCTGTTAATCTTCGCCTTCTGGGTTACTATTCCGCTGATCATCATCGGGCTTTTCTTCGGTCTGCGTTATCGCTTCAAAGGATCCGATTTAGGCAGCGATACTGTGAATAAGGTCATGAAAAGTGCAGCGGAAGCAGCAGAACATCTTAAAAAATCCATCGATTTCGACTAA
- the mntA gene encoding type VII toxin-antitoxin system MntA family adenylyltransferase antitoxin, producing MRKVPAELQSWERFFRTRTEIAAVYLFGSFGTEFEQPQSDIDLGVVFTHPVTLSEELELDGAISLSVGHDRIDLVNLNRAPIALQFRALQEGVLVYEGDYVKHSDFIEYVLKTYPDYAVKYAIFARDYGLSLKEEYSHGG from the coding sequence ATGCGAAAAGTGCCTGCGGAACTTCAATCCTGGGAGAGATTTTTCCGAACCCGAACTGAAATTGCAGCTGTTTATTTGTTCGGATCTTTTGGGACTGAATTTGAACAACCCCAGAGCGATATAGATTTGGGAGTTGTCTTTACTCATCCGGTAACTCTTTCTGAAGAACTAGAGCTTGATGGAGCCATAAGCCTTTCTGTTGGTCATGATCGCATTGATTTGGTAAATTTGAACCGTGCACCAATCGCTCTGCAGTTTCGTGCTCTTCAAGAGGGAGTACTTGTCTACGAAGGAGACTACGTAAAACACAGTGATTTTATTGAATATGTTTTAAAGACTTATCCGGACTATGCAGTTAAATATGCTATATTCGCCCGAGATTATGGGTTGTCTCTTAAGGAGGAATATAGTCATGGTGGATAA
- a CDS encoding LysR family transcriptional regulator translates to MEWTQLQYFQAVAELQHFTKASETLAISQPALSRSIARLEEELGVPLFERQGRTVVLNSYGKIFLNRVNRAIQEITLGQQEIQNLLDPFKGSVSLGFIHSQGSNLVPDLLGTFRKNFPEIQFMLYQNVTHQVLDQLEAGEIDFCFCSQPLARETIHWIKLFIEEIILIVPHEHPLARRRTVKLADLAEEPFIAYKKELSLGEIIDRLFQEAGIMPKVTFEGEEVGTITGLVAAKLGIALIPKVRVLEMSGISQIHISEPKCQRVIGMAWIEGRYLSPAAKRFKEFVAEHFHFEK, encoded by the coding sequence ATGGAATGGACTCAATTGCAGTATTTTCAGGCGGTTGCTGAACTGCAGCATTTTACAAAAGCCTCAGAGACCTTGGCTATTTCCCAACCGGCACTAAGCCGCTCCATTGCCAGGTTGGAAGAAGAATTGGGAGTTCCTTTATTCGAGCGGCAGGGGCGTACAGTTGTCCTCAATAGTTATGGCAAGATCTTTCTCAATCGGGTGAACCGTGCCATCCAGGAAATTACGCTAGGGCAGCAGGAAATCCAGAATTTGCTAGATCCCTTCAAGGGGAGTGTTTCTTTGGGATTTATTCATTCTCAAGGATCAAATCTTGTTCCTGACTTACTGGGGACATTTCGCAAGAACTTCCCGGAGATACAATTTATGCTTTATCAAAATGTAACCCATCAAGTTTTAGATCAATTAGAAGCAGGGGAGATTGATTTCTGCTTTTGTTCACAGCCTTTGGCTCGGGAAACTATTCATTGGATTAAGCTGTTTATCGAAGAGATTATTCTTATCGTTCCTCATGAACATCCCCTTGCCCGGCGCAGAACAGTCAAACTTGCTGACTTAGCGGAGGAGCCCTTCATTGCCTATAAAAAGGAATTATCCTTAGGCGAGATCATTGACCGGCTTTTTCAGGAAGCAGGGATTATGCCGAAGGTTACGTTTGAGGGTGAAGAAGTCGGAACCATCACGGGATTAGTAGCGGCCAAACTGGGGATAGCCCTTATTCCCAAGGTTAGAGTTCTGGAAATGAGCGGAATATCTCAAATCCATATCTCAGAGCCTAAATGTCAGCGGGTAATTGGAATGGCCTGGATTGAGGGACGTTACCTTTCTCCGGCAGCTAAAAGGTTCAAAGAATTTGTTGCGGAGCATTTTCATTTTGAAAAGTAG
- the hepT gene encoding type VII toxin-antitoxin system HepT family RNase toxin: MVDKDILQRKLTFIDLKLRNLETLRLMERQEFLANFQFVDAAKYNLQVCIEALIDISNHVVARERWGIPGTSVDVVKLLVKHGVLNKDKELSLVQMVKFRNRIVHLYQEVDDNEIYRILQENLDDIRGFIQGVMATFIE; encoded by the coding sequence ATGGTGGATAAAGATATTTTGCAGCGAAAACTTACATTTATTGATCTTAAGCTACGTAATTTAGAAACTCTGAGACTGATGGAACGCCAGGAGTTTTTAGCAAATTTTCAATTCGTTGATGCGGCCAAGTATAACCTCCAAGTTTGTATTGAGGCTTTAATAGACATTTCTAATCATGTGGTTGCCAGAGAACGTTGGGGAATTCCAGGTACATCTGTTGACGTAGTTAAGTTATTAGTAAAGCATGGGGTACTCAATAAAGATAAAGAGCTCTCTCTTGTGCAGATGGTGAAATTCCGCAATCGTATCGTTCACTTGTATCAAGAGGTTGATGATAATGAAATTTACAGGATTCTTCAAGAAAACTTAGATGATATCAGAGGGTTTATACAGGGGGTAATGGCTACCTTTATTGAATAA
- a CDS encoding homocysteine S-methyltransferase family protein, producing MKDFLSSIQQNVLLYDGSKGVMLQRKGLSGHEASEAWNLSHPEIVRNLYVEYRQAGSDIIQTNTFPGNKITLDKHGLGDKTYELVAAGVKLAREAAGEDTMIAASLGPTGTILEPSGDLSFEEAYDVFHETLKAVEAAGADLVNFETFIDLNELRAAVLAAKETTKLPIIASATFESNGRTTFGNSPESCAIACQSLGAAMVGANCSGGPDSLIEPIKKMYTVASVPLCVKPNAGMPELLNGEIIYRQTPEQFSSYTKEFVENGVRLIGGCCGTSPEFIRELKKALTGLEIPEIHLQSTPTLASAFNHLVLSPNQEHSVKRLSQDAMTSLIDGNFSSLARECRTDAFDYLLLDFGNIAETFFDVIDFAGQFGLTIRKPVVLKAESPEIIEQFLRYYPGRAGVVVSENSKLSISRLEHYGAFIVNGDSDPFLGQ from the coding sequence TTGAAGGACTTTCTAAGCTCAATTCAGCAAAACGTTTTATTATATGATGGCTCTAAAGGAGTTATGCTGCAAAGAAAAGGTCTAAGCGGACATGAAGCTTCCGAAGCCTGGAATTTGTCTCATCCGGAGATTGTAAGAAATCTCTATGTTGAATACCGGCAAGCCGGTTCAGACATAATCCAGACAAATACTTTTCCCGGCAACAAAATCACCCTGGACAAGCATGGTCTCGGGGACAAAACATACGAACTTGTGGCAGCAGGTGTGAAATTAGCGCGTGAAGCAGCAGGTGAAGACACCATGATTGCCGCTTCCTTGGGACCTACAGGTACAATTTTAGAACCTTCCGGTGATTTAAGCTTTGAAGAAGCCTACGATGTTTTTCACGAAACTCTAAAGGCTGTCGAGGCAGCCGGTGCCGATCTTGTAAACTTTGAGACCTTTATCGATTTAAATGAATTAAGAGCCGCTGTCTTAGCTGCCAAAGAAACGACAAAGCTTCCGATTATTGCTTCGGCAACCTTTGAATCTAATGGCAGGACAACCTTCGGTAATTCTCCGGAATCTTGTGCTATCGCCTGTCAGTCCCTTGGCGCTGCAATGGTGGGGGCAAATTGTTCAGGCGGTCCGGATAGTTTGATCGAACCTATCAAAAAAATGTATACCGTTGCCTCCGTTCCTCTTTGCGTCAAACCAAATGCCGGCATGCCTGAGCTCCTTAATGGGGAAATCATTTATCGTCAAACCCCGGAACAATTTAGTTCTTATACTAAAGAATTCGTGGAAAACGGCGTCCGGTTGATTGGCGGATGTTGCGGGACCAGTCCTGAATTTATTCGTGAATTGAAGAAGGCGCTTACAGGACTTGAAATTCCAGAAATACATTTGCAATCCACACCAACTCTTGCCTCGGCCTTTAACCATCTTGTACTTTCTCCCAACCAGGAACACTCCGTAAAAAGACTGTCACAAGATGCTATGACTTCTTTAATCGATGGGAACTTTTCCAGCCTAGCCCGAGAGTGCCGAACCGATGCTTTTGATTACTTACTGTTGGATTTTGGCAATATCGCAGAAACCTTTTTTGATGTTATCGATTTTGCGGGTCAATTTGGCTTAACGATTAGAAAACCGGTTGTGCTTAAAGCTGAGTCGCCAGAAATCATTGAACAATTCCTAAGATATTATCCCGGCAGGGCCGGAGTTGTTGTGTCGGAAAATTCCAAGCTCTCAATTTCTCGATTAGAGCACTATGGTGCATTTATCGTCAATGGTGATTCCGATCCCTTTTTGGGTCAATGA
- a CDS encoding MFS transporter — MNETSYIQKGTKKFRKTTIAMFFGGFNTFAIMYSTQPLLPVFSNQFHISPAVASLSLSLTTLALAISMLFVGSLSEVKGRKPMMIFSQVSASVLAISTAFVPNYHVLLLFRVLQGIALAGLPAVAMAYLSEEIERRDLGVAMGLYVSGVSIGGMSGRIIIGVLTDFFNWRVALGTVGVLSVLASLLFAYLLPPSEHFQPRPLEIKNLTISMINHLKDPSLLCLYGIAFFILGSFVTLYNYIGFQLMAPPYSLSQTIVGFIFVLYIVGTFSSTWMGRQADIHGRNKMLWIGLLLMALGAYLTLQSSLFIKILGIALLTFGFFGSHSIASSWVGRQALQDKAQASSLYLFFYYAGSSTGGTVGGTFWQTLGWGGVINLILGFVTCAFLLSLYLNHVASKNLQPKTTLTPRKQTVHV, encoded by the coding sequence ATGAACGAAACGTCTTATATCCAAAAAGGAACAAAAAAGTTCCGCAAAACAACAATAGCTATGTTTTTCGGTGGTTTTAATACCTTTGCCATTATGTATAGTACACAGCCTTTGTTGCCCGTATTTTCCAACCAATTTCATATCTCGCCGGCTGTTGCGAGCTTATCCCTTTCTTTAACAACACTGGCCTTGGCGATTAGTATGCTGTTCGTAGGCTCCTTGTCAGAAGTTAAGGGACGTAAGCCGATGATGATTTTTTCGCAGGTCTCTGCTTCAGTTTTGGCGATTTCAACTGCTTTTGTTCCTAATTATCATGTCCTTCTTCTATTTCGCGTTCTTCAAGGGATTGCTCTGGCGGGTCTGCCCGCGGTGGCCATGGCTTATCTCAGTGAAGAGATCGAACGCAGGGACTTAGGAGTTGCCATGGGACTCTACGTCAGTGGTGTCTCCATTGGGGGCATGAGCGGCAGGATAATTATTGGAGTTCTTACGGATTTTTTCAATTGGCGGGTCGCTCTCGGGACCGTTGGAGTTTTAAGTGTTCTGGCAAGTCTGCTCTTTGCCTACCTCTTACCTCCTTCAGAACATTTTCAACCCCGCCCGCTGGAAATTAAAAACTTAACAATATCGATGATCAATCATTTGAAAGACCCCAGCCTTCTTTGCTTATATGGAATTGCCTTTTTTATTCTAGGAAGTTTTGTGACACTCTATAACTATATTGGCTTTCAATTAATGGCTCCCCCCTATTCCTTGAGTCAAACAATCGTCGGCTTCATTTTCGTTTTGTATATCGTCGGCACCTTCAGCTCCACTTGGATGGGCCGTCAAGCAGATATACACGGTCGGAACAAAATGCTCTGGATTGGTTTACTTTTAATGGCTTTAGGGGCTTATCTGACACTGCAATCATCTCTGTTCATTAAGATCTTAGGAATTGCCCTTCTTACCTTTGGCTTTTTCGGCAGTCATTCTATTGCCAGCAGCTGGGTTGGTCGCCAAGCACTTCAAGACAAGGCCCAAGCCTCATCACTCTATCTCTTCTTCTATTATGCCGGTTCGAGTACCGGAGGAACCGTCGGCGGCACCTTCTGGCAAACATTAGGCTGGGGTGGAGTAATAAATTTGATTCTAGGTTTTGTGACTTGTGCCTTCCTGCTTTCTCTTTATCTGAACCACGTAGCTTCCAAAAATCTTCAGCCTAAGACAACTCTTACTCCCAGGAAGCAAACGGTTCATGTCTAG
- a CDS encoding response regulator transcription factor yields MGSKILIIEDEEKIARFIELELGYEGYLTTKAFDGRTGLELAESGEFDLVLLDVMLPKLSGMEVLRRIRRTSSIPVILLTARDSVMDKVFGLDSGASDYITKPFAIEELLARIRTALRKTMTEDTEVLSASGLLLDTGRHTVTMMGKPIDLTKREFDLLHYLLKNKGIVVSREAMIENVWGFDFTGETNAVDVYVRFLRGKIDEVFDIKLIHTVRGVGYVIKDEK; encoded by the coding sequence ATGGGTTCTAAAATATTGATTATAGAGGATGAAGAAAAAATTGCTCGCTTTATCGAGCTGGAACTTGGTTACGAAGGGTATCTAACCACTAAAGCTTTTGATGGCAGAACAGGGCTTGAACTCGCCGAATCCGGCGAGTTTGACCTCGTTTTGTTGGATGTCATGCTGCCTAAGTTAAGCGGTATGGAAGTGCTGCGGAGAATTCGACGCACCTCCTCAATTCCTGTCATTCTTCTGACTGCTCGGGACAGCGTCATGGATAAGGTTTTCGGCCTTGACAGCGGAGCGAGTGATTACATCACCAAACCCTTTGCCATTGAAGAGCTTCTGGCTAGAATCCGTACAGCCCTCAGGAAAACAATGACCGAAGATACAGAAGTGTTGTCTGCCTCCGGACTATTGCTGGACACCGGTCGTCATACGGTTACTATGATGGGTAAACCTATTGATCTGACCAAACGCGAATTTGACCTTTTGCACTATCTGCTTAAAAATAAAGGCATTGTCGTTTCGCGGGAAGCGATGATCGAAAATGTCTGGGGCTTCGATTTCACAGGCGAAACCAACGCCGTCGATGTCTACGTGCGTTTTCTGCGCGGTAAAATTGACGAGGTGTTCGATATCAAATTGATACATACCGTAAGGGGAGTGGGATATGTGATTAAGGATGAAAAGTGA
- the hydF gene encoding [FeFe] hydrogenase H-cluster maturation GTPase HydF codes for MSLNDAPRGVRAHLALFGKRNAGKSSVINALTGQETAIVSEVEGTTTDPVFKGMEILPLGPCVIIDTAGLDDVGELGELRIKKTLEVLDKTDIALLVVDINKGIGEEDRLILKKFKDKKKPIIVVLNKLDTLENKDPVKLSTQLNEELNTPVVAVSALQKQGIKDLISAITSMIPENEDTFKLVGDLINPGDFVVLVTPIDKAAPKGRLILPQQQTIRDILESDAMAIVTKEYELRETLNGLAKKPKLVITDSQVFLKVGADTPKDILMTSFSILFARQKGDLTEFIRGAKAIDLLKDGDRVLIAEGCTHHRQSDDIGSVKIPRWIRQRTGKQIEFEFSSGATFTEDVKKYALIVHCGACMMNRTGMLSRVASAKALGVPIVNYGILIAYVQGLLTRALEPFPLAKMALEEEYGEMSGVE; via the coding sequence ATGAGTTTAAATGATGCACCGAGGGGAGTCAGAGCGCACTTGGCGCTCTTTGGAAAAAGAAACGCAGGAAAATCCAGTGTAATCAATGCCCTGACAGGTCAGGAAACCGCCATTGTCTCCGAAGTGGAAGGGACGACAACGGACCCTGTGTTCAAAGGGATGGAGATTTTACCATTAGGTCCTTGTGTCATCATCGATACAGCCGGACTGGATGATGTGGGAGAATTAGGAGAGCTTAGGATTAAGAAGACCTTAGAGGTTCTTGATAAAACCGATATTGCCCTCCTCGTGGTTGATATTAATAAGGGGATCGGGGAAGAGGATCGCTTGATCCTCAAAAAATTTAAGGACAAGAAAAAGCCTATTATTGTTGTACTCAATAAGTTGGATACCCTGGAAAACAAAGACCCTGTTAAGTTATCAACTCAGCTTAACGAAGAGTTAAATACCCCGGTGGTTGCTGTATCCGCTCTGCAAAAACAAGGAATCAAAGACTTAATAAGTGCCATTACTTCGATGATCCCTGAAAACGAAGATACCTTTAAACTGGTTGGGGATTTGATCAATCCCGGTGATTTCGTTGTGTTGGTAACTCCTATTGATAAGGCGGCTCCCAAGGGGAGACTGATTCTTCCGCAGCAGCAGACAATTCGTGACATCTTGGAAAGTGATGCCATGGCCATCGTCACCAAAGAATACGAACTGAGAGAGACCTTAAACGGTTTGGCTAAAAAGCCCAAGCTCGTCATTACCGATTCTCAGGTATTTTTAAAGGTAGGAGCAGATACGCCTAAGGATATCTTAATGACCTCCTTTTCCATCTTGTTTGCCCGCCAAAAAGGAGATTTAACAGAATTTATCCGAGGGGCAAAGGCTATTGACCTTCTGAAGGATGGGGATAGGGTTCTGATCGCTGAAGGATGTACTCATCACAGACAATCCGATGATATCGGCAGCGTGAAGATACCCCGCTGGATACGTCAAAGAACGGGCAAACAAATCGAATTTGAATTCTCTTCCGGAGCGACCTTTACGGAGGATGTCAAAAAATATGCCCTTATCGTTCATTGCGGGGCTTGTATGATGAACAGAACCGGCATGCTCAGCCGAGTAGCCAGCGCTAAAGCTTTGGGCGTACCCATTGTCAATTATGGTATCCTGATCGCTTATGTGCAGGGATTACTGACGAGAGCCTTGGAACCATTCCCCCTTGCGAAAATGGCCTTAGAAGAAGAGTATGGGGAAATGTCCGGAGTTGAATGA
- a CDS encoding DUF1906 domain-containing protein yields MNGIDCVARLDTTGVQNLKKLGNLAIGRYLGYTLGWPKSLTPDEVKVVHDAGLAIFLIWESNPTSAGYFSYDKGVADAKQAITEAGFLNVPSGTAIYFTVDFDAQAGDMAVIQDYFRGVRDGLSGQYLTGIYGSFSVMKTIQADRYFQTYAWSAGQVAPNHIYQYNNNVSLAGILVDQDYVNNDAGLWKGSADMGLNVAVLLYTKEDFWSGYDVAVKNGNCALFVRPDDHSVPKDAMSAAQLIVVGGSTTGHPNEVLLSGTDKYGTAAAVKKYLG; encoded by the coding sequence ATGAATGGAATTGATTGTGTTGCAAGGTTAGATACGACAGGGGTGCAAAACTTAAAAAAATTAGGGAACTTAGCCATTGGGCGATACTTGGGTTATACACTAGGCTGGCCAAAATCGCTTACTCCTGATGAGGTTAAAGTAGTCCATGATGCCGGATTAGCGATCTTTCTTATTTGGGAGTCTAATCCGACCAGTGCCGGCTATTTTAGCTATGACAAGGGAGTTGCTGATGCTAAACAAGCCATTACTGAGGCCGGATTTCTCAATGTCCCCAGTGGAACAGCTATTTATTTTACCGTGGATTTCGATGCTCAAGCCGGAGATATGGCGGTTATTCAAGACTATTTCAGGGGTGTGCGGGACGGATTAAGCGGGCAATATCTTACGGGGATCTATGGGTCCTTTTCGGTGATGAAGACGATTCAGGCTGACAGGTATTTTCAAACCTATGCATGGTCTGCCGGTCAAGTAGCCCCAAACCACATTTATCAATATAATAATAATGTCTCTTTGGCAGGGATATTAGTGGATCAAGATTACGTCAATAACGATGCGGGTTTATGGAAAGGGAGTGCAGACATGGGATTAAACGTAGCGGTGTTATTGTATACGAAAGAAGATTTTTGGTCAGGTTACGATGTTGCTGTTAAGAACGGAAATTGTGCTTTATTCGTAAGACCGGATGATCACTCCGTTCCTAAGGATGCCATGAGTGCTGCACAGTTGATTGTTGTGGGAGGATCTACCACGGGGCACCCCAATGAAGTTCTCCTGTCGGGTACTGATAAATACGGTACCGCTGCGGCTGTGAAAAAATATTTAGGCTGA
- the hydE gene encoding [FeFe] hydrogenase H-cluster radical SAM maturase HydE, with product MKIVTFQLFISRSKQSRSRVSKLRAILVEGSDIVNKKQDLLEKAYQMNDLTKEEIIALLESITPEDRENLFSKALKTKEKYYGDKVYLRGLIEFSNICRQDCLYCGIRASNTKVERYRLTPQDILACCDQGYELGYRTFVLQSGEDLWYTEEILTDLIRQIKNRYDQEIAVTLSIGQRDAEIYRSLFASGADRFLMRHETASEALYERLHPTMRFEERRACLDTLKEIGYQVGAGFMVGLPGQTSADLAEDLLYLKKLHPDMIGIGPFIPHSETPLGTEKGGTVEDTLVMVALARLLIPDSLIPATTALGTLHPLGREMALQAGANVVMPIITPTSVRKKYALYENKICGDDHPEDCRYCIERRIQAVGQKVDLGRGDSWKFIAKGDAINAISDLILPG from the coding sequence ATGAAGATAGTTACTTTTCAATTATTTATAAGCCGTTCTAAACAGAGCAGGTCTAGAGTTTCAAAATTACGGGCTATTCTGGTTGAAGGAAGTGACATTGTGAATAAGAAGCAGGATTTACTGGAAAAAGCCTATCAAATGAATGATTTGACTAAAGAAGAAATTATTGCTCTTCTAGAAAGTATAACCCCGGAGGATAGAGAAAACCTTTTTAGCAAGGCCTTAAAAACAAAAGAAAAATATTATGGCGATAAGGTATATTTAAGAGGCCTGATCGAGTTTTCAAATATTTGCCGGCAAGATTGTCTGTACTGCGGTATCCGGGCCTCTAATACTAAAGTGGAGCGTTACCGGTTAACTCCGCAGGATATCTTGGCTTGCTGCGATCAAGGATATGAACTAGGCTACCGTACCTTTGTACTACAGAGCGGCGAGGACCTATGGTATACAGAGGAGATCCTGACTGACTTGATTCGCCAGATTAAGAACCGGTATGACCAAGAGATTGCAGTTACCTTATCCATTGGTCAGCGGGACGCAGAAATCTATCGAAGTCTTTTTGCCTCGGGGGCCGATCGCTTTTTAATGCGTCACGAAACGGCTTCGGAGGCATTGTATGAAAGGCTGCATCCGACCATGCGCTTTGAGGAACGTCGGGCTTGCTTGGATACGTTAAAAGAGATTGGCTACCAGGTGGGAGCCGGGTTTATGGTGGGGCTGCCAGGACAGACCTCCGCTGACTTGGCCGAAGACCTCCTATATTTAAAGAAACTTCATCCGGACATGATTGGGATCGGCCCCTTTATTCCCCATAGCGAAACCCCATTAGGAACGGAGAAGGGTGGAACTGTGGAAGACACTTTAGTCATGGTGGCTTTGGCGCGCTTACTGATTCCCGATAGTCTTATTCCGGCCACAACGGCTTTGGGTACTCTGCATCCGTTGGGCAGGGAGATGGCCTTGCAGGCGGGAGCTAATGTAGTGATGCCGATTATAACCCCGACTTCTGTAAGAAAAAAGTACGCACTTTATGAAAACAAGATTTGCGGGGATGATCATCCTGAGGATTGCCGCTATTGTATTGAACGCAGAATTCAGGCAGTCGGTCAAAAAGTGGACTTGGGCAGAGGGGATAGCTGGAAGTTCATCGCAAAGGGTGATGCTATCAACGCGATTTCTGATTTGATTCTGCCAGGATAA
- a CDS encoding sensor histidine kinase, with the protein MKSDPLNKSSNSSNASDSKSLSSRIRFSIVWKLNIKLFFRMLGLLLILDLFLCLLTTAGWIIRAEQTVTGAAKLLTESGLPAPEAEQWLALNDCSINLPTGESKGIPIPEPLRTYFSKQTVSGLRSISLPNSKGLNGLGRFLGITYNVTIDAGNRSYLISFHPQETLQIFIGISAIVLVLEFLMLLRSIFTGARIIRTTLRPIQELAETARGLSTEGVFSPEQLEVLAGKLDDINATRLDTRISVGETQSELKTLASAINGMLDRINASYRSQIRFVSDASHELRTPISVIQGYVNLLDRWGKNDEKTLQESIDAIKDETENMKSLVEQLLFLARGDNNSMALQIEHFELSALAEEVLRETRMIDENHDYGSKISAVFINADKSLIKQAMRILIDNAMKYTPTGKHITLSVSSADGLARLTVQDEGIGIAPEAVPKIFDRFFRADESRARATGGTGLGLAIAKWITERHGGHMEVLSRLDIGTRISIVLPVALKENQTTQKVK; encoded by the coding sequence ATGAAAAGTGATCCCCTAAACAAATCCTCAAATTCGTCAAATGCCTCTGACTCTAAAAGTCTAAGTTCCAGAATACGGTTTTCTATTGTCTGGAAACTCAACATAAAATTATTCTTCCGTATGCTTGGACTCCTTTTAATCCTTGATCTGTTTTTATGCCTGCTGACAACTGCCGGCTGGATCATTCGAGCCGAACAAACTGTGACAGGAGCAGCTAAACTCCTCACCGAATCAGGTTTGCCTGCTCCGGAGGCGGAGCAGTGGCTCGCCCTCAACGATTGCAGTATAAATCTGCCAACCGGAGAATCTAAAGGGATTCCAATACCCGAACCTCTGCGAACCTACTTCTCCAAGCAAACTGTTTCCGGTCTAAGGAGCATCAGCTTGCCCAATTCTAAAGGATTAAACGGATTAGGACGGTTTTTAGGAATTACTTATAATGTGACCATCGATGCCGGCAATCGTTCTTATCTAATTTCCTTCCATCCTCAAGAAACCCTGCAGATCTTTATCGGCATATCAGCCATAGTATTAGTTCTGGAATTTTTAATGCTGTTGCGCAGCATTTTTACAGGTGCCAGGATAATCCGCACAACTCTTCGCCCGATTCAGGAATTGGCTGAAACAGCACGAGGCTTAAGTACTGAAGGTGTTTTTTCTCCTGAACAATTAGAAGTACTCGCCGGTAAATTGGACGATATCAATGCCACTCGTTTAGACACGAGAATCTCAGTGGGCGAAACGCAAAGTGAATTAAAGACCCTGGCTTCAGCCATCAACGGAATGCTGGACAGAATCAACGCCTCCTATCGGTCTCAAATACGCTTTGTATCCGATGCCTCCCATGAGTTAAGGACACCGATTTCCGTTATTCAAGGGTATGTCAATTTGTTAGATCGATGGGGGAAAAACGATGAAAAGACGCTGCAGGAATCTATCGATGCCATCAAAGATGAAACAGAGAATATGAAGAGCTTGGTAGAACAGCTTTTGTTTTTGGCTCGAGGAGACAACAACTCCATGGCTCTGCAGATAGAACATTTTGAACTCTCTGCTCTGGCGGAAGAAGTACTGCGGGAAACTCGGATGATCGACGAAAATCACGATTATGGTTCCAAAATTTCGGCGGTATTTATTAACGCTGACAAAAGCCTTATCAAGCAAGCCATGCGTATACTAATTGATAATGCTATGAAATATACTCCCACGGGTAAACATATCACGCTTTCAGTTTCTAGTGCAGACGGTTTGGCCCGGCTTACCGTCCAAGATGAGGGCATTGGCATCGCCCCTGAGGCAGTTCCTAAAATCTTTGACCGCTTCTTCAGGGCTGATGAATCCCGTGCCCGGGCCACAGGAGGAACAGGGCTGGGGTTAGCTATTGCTAAATGGATAACCGAACGCCACGGTGGACACATGGAAGTGTTAAGCAGACTCGACATAGGCACCAGGATTTCCATTGTCCTTCCGGTTGCACTCAAAGAAAATCAAACCACACAAAAAGTTAAGTAA